A stretch of DNA from Cannabis sativa cultivar Pink pepper isolate KNU-18-1 chromosome X, ASM2916894v1, whole genome shotgun sequence:
CATAGCAGCAATTATGATTAGTGCTCTTTCCTCCTCTTGGGAGGGACTGAGGGAGAGTTGTTCAACTACAAAATGCCTTACTAGCATCATCCAAGTGTGTTTTAGCACAAGAAGTATCCCCCAGATTGGCACCTACATAGCATTTTTTTATACCCAATTATTTTCTACCATGCACCCCCATAAAAAGGGTGCACCGATGCACCCTATCTGTTTTACCATTCAtgagaattttttctttttagcgtattaattttttctaaattctgtaagatgtcttaaataattacaatgtacacgattatgaaaaagaaaattagacTTAAAAATTCTCTTGAATGTCAAAACAGAATGGGTATTAAGGCGTACATTgtagaatatttttatattaatcatTTGAACAATGTTTTTGCTGATAAAAAAACTTGAAAAGATTTaaactatgaaaaaaattaaagaaagaaaaagagtagAGTAAGAacgattttgtttttcttttcttcaataaATTTAAGGGTAAACAGTATTTTGGATcttgtgttttataaaagttatccattaaattttttgttttgttaaacgaCAATTTGaatcatgtattttttaaaattgtagtatATTCTTTGGGCacaattttcataaaaataaaatttactaatAACTTGACCTGGAGGTGCTATGGTTAtattgattttatatatattgcatttgtAACTGAAATTCGATTCAAATTAGttatgttgaaaaaaaaaatcacgaaTTAAACTTACGATATTATTTTGTACCACATTGGAAGTCATAAAGTTtgaatttgtcatttaacaaaataaaaaagtcaaattaataaattttataaaggacaaaatattatttatcatAAAATTAATCACATCAAAAACAACATTTACTTAATGTAAAtgcaatataatatataatttattttatataaaaaaaaatacatcatcttttaattataattattaattacatgatattctaaaatttatatttattcaaacaaattataatttataaaatttaacaaatatgtttatcaacCATTTTACACAAACTCTTGAATTTCTCATCTCTTGTTTTTAATCTCTCAAGTTCACATTATTATGAATGTTCATATTCATGTTCCTATgtcaatattaaattatataattgctTCGATGTTCATTTCAACCATTTATGTTGAAATAGTGAAATGAGACCATGTAtattcatattgtaaaataaaagaaaaaatttaatagacAGTGGAATATTATATTGACATTAATTTTGTAAGAGTGTTCTATACATCAgaaaacaatatataatatttttgtaaaataataaaatatacaaattttgCTTTATTTcctaatatttttaaaagtgttatttatgtgtttcttaagtaaaataaaaattagaaaacagtCTAACTATGTGGTAGGTGAATAGTTTATAGTTGAAGAAAATATCAATCCAAGTATATAAATGGCTTGATATTTAAAGAGAAAACTAAACATTGACACGATCACCCCATACCAaatgttttttttaagaaaaaattgaataaaataccCCAtaccaaataattaaaaaaaataacacccTAGCTTATAacattttttaacaaaaaaaaaaaaaaagcataccCTACACTAacaaattattttctttcttttataatGGTCAATTATGCTTTATTCCTTTTTTGTTTAAATATAAGGTGATCAGTGCACCATAGAAACACCCAAAAGAAATTGAGGGGATGCacctcttaatatttttttatatagttgttatttttttttatatatatataacaatatatattattgttatttaaaatattctataaaatttgtagaaatttaaaataatttataatatagaaaacatgattcaaataattcattttacacatataaaataaaagaaacacacatACAACGTAATATTTAAATGTCGATAACATGAAGGTGTGCATCGTTACACCTCTTTTAGAGATGCACCATACAATTTAGTGCATAATTCCTTCTCTAAAAAACAAGGCATATCATTTATTATCTGTCTTtctaagaaatatataaaaataaaaataaagacctatatatttatatatattaatagaagaaaaaaggtaaaaaataacataagtattcaaaattttgagtttgtaaGCAGCATAaagtgaataatttttttttaatggcaTAAACACactaaatttcttatattttcttaagtataaatttcattttgaatttattaaaagaaaatcgaaagtaactgatactacatgTTTTTATTTAAACAGAATATTTTAGAATTTAAACCTTACACGTGTCTTGTTTAAGATATTAATGGAGTATGTACTtaataaactaaattaaaatgataattttactaatattaagtacttatgccactaaaaacatcattaaaaatatatagtcactatttaccaaaaaaaaaaaaaaatttacaccctacaaaataataagtatatcttaatatttaaaaaagttaagcttaaaatcatttttaacatatttattaatttttttctcaattaattttaatacttattttaaataattatgtataattttttttttatttttttaataaaattctataaaattttttattttaatttttttgttataatatttaaaatataatttatttttatttgataggtatattttttagagCTTTTAACGGCTAAATCCTTCTAATTATTGTTTTACTTGCATTTAACACTCTAAACTCAAATTTTGATAGTAAGATCCTTCAAACTACTGAACTGAGAgtaaatttaaggtgtcattCGGTTAACTGCCACCATGAACTACTTatgtgtacacacttgtacacatACCATATTCATATTTGTACatctattaatatttaaatactattcaaaattaaataaaattataaaaataaaaaataaaatatttaaaaaataaaaaaaagtattataaaatttagaataatttttatattttttaaataaacgtGCCACATGCACAATAATGTATACATAAACATTATATATTAATAgttaattatggaaaataaatggcattttaaatttgtaaattattcaataattttgAAGGTTTGTAGtctaaaatttcaacttaaaatatttaaatacaagTAAAACGACAGTTAGGAGGGTTTACCCGAAAAAACTCTATTgcttaagaatatgaattggtATAGTTTTGGGGTGATATTGAGAATATGAAAAATGATGGGTGAAGACATTTCAAATCTGCAAAAGTTAAGCTCTGAAGAAAAGAATTAGTCGAAGACGAAGCAACATCGACATCTTCGCTTCCCCATTCCAATCCAAAACTCTCTTCTGCCCTTCAAGgtatctttctttctttctcaatttatataattatatatatacatatatatatatttatgtatatgtatatatttctcTGCGTATTCGTTttactttagcatttctcataccACTACTGAAACTCATCCCAGATCTTCCCAAGTCGCCAAATAGGGGTCTCATCTGCTGTGTGTGAGATCTCCTCGCCCGTAGTAGAATACAATGAAcccattttttgttttattgattAGTTTGACCTTTTGTTTACGAAAATTTTGTGCTGCATTTGATGAACAATGGAAATGGATTATGATGATGGTGTTTCATGCAGTTTTAAGCTAACTGTGGTGGGTTTCAATGGCCGGGAAAGCTGCTCCTAGACCAACTATGCTATCTGTTTACCTTTATATTCCTAATATCATTGGTGGGTATTGATTCTTTTTCTCTTAGGTTGCTATATTTAACAAGTACCCCATTTGGAATTCTAATCTATCTTTAGTTGCAAAGATGGAAATAAAACTTATGATTTTcaaattgttttttattttccttATCAAATATTTTTGAACTTAATTATGACCATATACATATATCTGTAATTTGAAGTTTCATTTGATGAAGATAGTATTTAGGAACACATCCAAGTTCTACTGATATTGTACACTGTAACATTTAGATAAATCTTTAGGAAGATGTTTGTAAAAGACCCTTGATTGAATCCACCATAATGTTTAACTGAATGTCTGTTGCTGTGAATGTTACTACGATCTTCATTGACCATAACTcctatgaattaatttattggGTGCAGGTTACATAAGGATTCTAATGAACTGTTTTGCTTTTGCACAATGCTTCTCCAACAAAAAGCTGTTCTCTGTTCTCTACTTTTTTAGGTAACAAATAATCTTCAGAAGTTTTAGCATTAAGTATTTTATTAAGCACTTGCACTTAGAAAGTGTTGAATGAGAATGCGTTTTTTTCAGCTTTGTATGTGATGGCATAGATGGTTGGTGTGCTCGTAAATTCAACCaaggtaataatttaagttgtatttgtCACAATGTAGTTTGGTAATAATGTAATGTTACCAAAATGCTGATCATACtatgtatatattatactaCCAACAAACAATATTTAGTTTTCGACGATCTAGaacataacaaatatatattatcaaTAGTGCTTATCTTTGTATCTTTTTAAGAAATAATTGGTCTTCTTTCTATTCACTGTTTCAGTTTCTACATTTGGAGCTGTTTTAGACATGATAACAGACAGGTGATCTTATCAATCTTTCAACTTCTACAATGTAAAGTACTATTTATCAATCAATTAGTGTTGTGGATTATTGTCCTTTTAcgtttttgattttatatagCGTTGTATCTCAGGATTAGCACTGCTTGTCTATTGGTTATACTTTCCCAAGTGTACCGGTAATATTACCTCTCTATGCTCCTCATGTACATTTAAAGTTTCCATAACTTATATAAGCTTTTTAAGCTTTTGTTTGCCTTTTAATGCAGGCCTGGCCTAGTTTTCCTCTCATTGCTTGCCTTAGATATTTCTAGCCACTGGTTGCAGATGTACAGGTATTTTCTCTTGttcatttgtttattatttcgTCATTAAACAAGGCTGAAACGTTATCCTAAactaagattttttttctttttgttggaCCTTAATGCTTTGATTGCAGTACTTTCTTGTCGGGCAAAGTTAGTCATAAAGATGTAAAAGACAGCACTAGTTGGCTTTTCAGGTTATATTATGGAAACCGAATGTTTATGGCTTACTGTTGTGTGGCATGTGAGGTAATTTCCTTTCTCTATTTGCTCACCgcatatttttttaagtaactgcAGCGATTTTTCGTAATCTGACTAAATTACCTTTCACAGGTTCTTTATATACTGTTGTTTCTACTTGCAAAGAACCAGACTGAGAATTTAATGGATGTAAGTACTTGAATCATCATTGTTAAAGTTTCGCACCAATGTTATGCTGATTTCCGCTACCTCTTTCAGGTTTTATTAAGTTCGGTTAAACAGAATCCACTGCTTTGTATTCTAGTTATCTTAAGTTTATTTGGCTGGGCAGTCAAGCAAGCTGTTAATGTTATACAGGTAATGCCTAATGACTGATACAAATAGTTACCCTTCTTGAATGGGAAGGAATAATATTTGAATATTTACATGAACTTAATTGTTCTTAATTGCTGTGTTTTGAAATTCAGTTGAAGACAGCAGCAGATGTATGCGTGCTTTTCGACGTCGAGAAAAAGCAGAAGCCTTAAACACTTTAAAATTTCTTATACAATCCAAGTGACATCCCATGTTCATACTCAGTTGTTTACATGTTCAGCTGTTCCCACTCAAATATCCATCTTAACATAGCCAGGTGGTTTTTGATATTACCAATTGATTGATTGTAACAGAGGAAGGGGAAGAGGAAAAAAAAGGGATTATAAATACTTTTATGACATGTTCTGTCTCTATTGGATTTTCTTCTAAATTCCCCCCTTTTTGGGGAGTGTATATTGTGAATTCAATTAGCCTTGTTTGCCTAATTGGGATTTGTACATTGGTTATATTTGTGACATTTTACACCAGAATTTTGcagtaattatattttttagttatagTAGTTTTCTTAATCATTTACAAGCTGGATGTTTTGATTGCTGCCTTAGAATTTTTCTCAGAAgtgtataaaatataaatacccATTTACATTCCCATCTTTCACAAATCTTCAGAAAAGTACAGTGTTCCATTGATATTGTAAACAACATTTGGCACTAATAAAATTTTAGTATTACGTTGGTTAAACTTTTTTAGCTATCGTTTCACTTGCACTTagtcatttaaatttaaattttgatggtAAAACAAGTTAGTGAACTAttagtaaatttaaatttattatggaCTATATGTACATTTTTGTAGTCTTGTACACGTTTATATTAAgacacctaatattattatttcaaaatttaatttaaaattatataaagcaatatatattttaaaaaaatattataaatattttaaaatttttaaataataatattaaatatattatataaatataacatatCTACAAGAGTTTACACATAACAAATAAATGACATTTCAAATTTGCTAAcaattagtaatttaaaaaaaatttaaaggttAAGTAGAATGATAATACCACTCTTTCAATAATCGTTTTCACCATGCAAAGAtgattgttaaaactgcaatAAATAGGCTCCCATAACCTACAACTTTCAAAGCAAGAAATCCAGAAATCAATTGCATTGTAGAGAGTAGTTGTTTATCCACTTCAAAATGCAAatcttcaaattttgtggagagaagatgtatatatataatattcagGATCTCCAACCAGAGGATTAAGGGACTCAGAATTcaggaaaaaggaaaagtaAAATAAAGCAGTCTTATAATTGAATTTTAATCTATAACATAGCATGAaacaatttaaaacaaaatgcAAGTCCTCTGAGCTCAAGAAAACAAGGCAATTCTTgcaaataattccaacagataAAGAGAAGCAAATCAAAAGTCATCATCGTCTTCCTCGGCTATATGTTTAGCGAGCTCTTGTTCCTGCTGCTGTCTTTCCCTCCTCTTCTCAgcactttctttttctttgtggGAGTTTGGTGGGAATCGGAGTGCACGCACTGCTTCATTATGCAAGTTAAGACAAAAGGCAATCCTAGTGTCAAATGCACTTTGAGGCTCGTTTGTAGAGTAGATATCTCCAGTTTCCTTCGACACCATCCATCCATTTCCATGATCCAGAGTAGCATCAATTGCCCCATCTCGGATTGCCTTGGCCACAATACTCTCTGCATCAGCGACTGGATTTGGAGAGTCCAATCTCAGCTTTTTGGCAACATCAACAAGAGAAATCCGTGAATATGAGATGCTAATGTTACGCAGCCCAGTCCTAATGACATTATGGCGCAACCTAACAATCAAATTGTGGGTTCTATCTGTATTGAAAGTGCTGGAGAACTTCTCAGCAACACTTCTGAAAAGCTCCAAATCTCCAATTCGTACAgcctgtaaaaaaaaaaatacatattaaagAATGCAGCAAAAGTTCAACCCCATAATTCATGAGTTGATATGCATAAGTCATGTCTTGAAGCAATGACAGCATAAAAAATCCCAGAACATACCAATGTCAAACAAGAGCAATATCAAATTATCAATGTATGCATAAATTTTTCGGTACTTTAAAAAGTTGACGTCAAAAAAcatttaactaagtatttttgcTTTTACATTTGAAAGGCAATCAATCAAGTTCGTGAAACCATGTTTCTACAGTAGGGACTAAATTCAATGAACAAAATCAAGAAAACACAACTCACATTTGTTAGTTCAAAATATGGCCTCAAAGCCTTCTCCATCCCTTTTTGCATAAAAACTGTCCTCTCGGGTATTTCCCCCAACAGTAAGCGGACAATGATAGCCCACTTGTTACACTGAACTCGGAAACCAAGGGCTGCAATTGGAGCTTTCCTAGCTGCTTGCAGGAGGGACTCTTTAGCATCTGTATACTCCAACTGAATTGTTCTGATCTTTCCCAAGTAAAAGAGGTACCTACAAAACTGTAAGAATCCAGCCTCAGAATATGTATCACATATCTACAGTGCAATAATCTATGCAGAAAATAGCTAAAGAGTAAAATAGATAGAAAAAGACCTGCTGGTTTGAGTGAGCTTCAAACCGGGGAGCCTTGGACCTCAGCTTTTCAGCCTGATCGTACAAGTTGTAATGGAGGTAATTTCGAAGTAACAGGTTAAGAAGCGTTTCCTGCATCACATCATCATGAGAGCATAAGACTCCAGACATACTTAGATAGACATAATTGCTTAGGTAGGAAGATTTACCTGACCCAACTCATCATGACGTAATGTTGCAATACGATGGAGAGCAAGAAGGTTTCTGTTAAATGAAATAAGGAATAAGCCACCAAAAGCAGAAGTAATCTGCCATTCTAATCTAAATTATGGACAACTATATCATAGAGACACCGATGACAAACAATAACTATAGTCGAGGGAAACAAAGTAAAGGTTAAGTAAGACTGCATGTAAATACAATGCTAACTTACCCCCTAATTTCAGCAAGATCACCGGTGAGTTCATAACTAAGAGAATAATAAAAGTATAGCCTTGATGCTAGAACATCAACAGTTCTCCTATTCAGGTTCTTCAATCGAGCAATGCTGGCTGAGGCACAAGCTTTGGCCTGCAAGAAAGTAGAGAAACATCAAATGTTTAATAAGCACGTCAAATGAAGTaaagagaaaggaaaaaaaaacaggTGGAAAGAGGCCATGATTGATTATGTTACTCACCTCACTGTATTTCTTCTGATCAATCAGAAAAATTAGCACAAGCAAATAGCAGTAAATTTCTAGCTCCGGTATCGAGTGCTTTACTGGAGCTTGAGTTGCAGATGTTGCAGTATCAACATCCATGTCATGTTCATCCTCCTGAAATCAAAATTAAGCATATGAAGTGCTTCGTATAAACAATTAACGCACATACATCTCATTATTGATAGCAGCCAGCAACTTTCTAAATATATTAGCAAATTCCATCTCATTTCCTTGTAAaccaatggacttaacaaaatttaaatccAATTAACAAAGCATAATTAGCTTCAAAGAAGCAATATAGTCTGCCCATTAGAACTTAATCGATACCCCATCATCACAGAATAGATAAGCTATGTCTTCAAGAACATTTTATACATTGGAATATCCACGATATTGGAAGTATTCAGCAGAGCACAGCAAGAAcacaaattcaaaaaaaaaacccaaatcaAGAAAAGAGTTAAAATTTTACCTTTGGGATATAGGAAGATAACCGAGTGTGCACCTCCGATCCTGGAGTAAGAGCGAAATTGAGGAACGCAGAGAGCACTGAAGCCTTCAGCTTTCGCCTCAACGCCATGGTCAGGCGAACAACACGCACAATTCTCCGAACCTCCCGTGCATACGCACCAGTCTCAATAAGCGATGCAATCTCCTTCAAATCtgaaaaaaacattaaaattttacaaaacgcATTAAAAAATCGAAAGCTCAAGCACAATCGTTCGAATctaccgaaaaaaaaaaaaagaacacagtagaaatcgaagaaaacaaaaaaaaaaaaaaagttagggTTAAAGTGTAATGAAGATGAGTGTTTGAATCATACGTTGCAGAGTTGAAGGAGTAGGAGAAGGGACTGGGACTGGGACTGAATTGGAAGGAGCCTGAAGCTCTTTCATCTCCACGTCTTGAGTCATCTTGCAGAGACTGTATCGAAAATCACAACAAacatagaagaaaaaaaaagttgaatgtAAAATGGAAATGGCGAAATTAGAAGTAAGATATAGATGATTTGACCTAAATCGTACCAGAGATGGTGGAGCTCGGGTTGATCGAAGAAGAGATTTTAGGGTTTCGCCCAATTTTCGTACAGTGCAAGTCTAAACTGGtagaaaggaagaagaagaagaagagagagaaagagagcatCCAGGTAGTGAAATGAAAGAAGCAATCTCTCACTAGCTGTAAGCCAAACGACGTCGtcgcattatttatttattttttaataaaataactcttaataccattttattttacaaaattatcgaatgaaccatttttttttttttttatgatttgctgtataaatacataaatttaactaattttttaagtttaatttcataccgta
This window harbors:
- the LOC115708996 gene encoding probable CDP-diacylglycerol--inositol 3-phosphatidyltransferase 2 isoform X2 gives rise to the protein MNCFAFAQCFSNKKLFSVLYFFSFVCDGIDGWCARKFNQVSTFGAVLDMITDRISTACLLVILSQVYRPGLVFLSLLALDISSHWLQMYSTFLSGKVSHKDVKDSTSWLFRLYYGNRMFMAYCCVACEVLYILLFLLAKNQTENLMDVLLSSVKQNPLLCILVILSLFGWAVKQAVNVIQLKTAADVCVLFDVEKKQKP
- the LOC115708996 gene encoding probable CDP-diacylglycerol--inositol 3-phosphatidyltransferase 2 isoform X1, with translation MAGKAAPRPTMLSVYLYIPNIIGYIRILMNCFAFAQCFSNKKLFSVLYFFSFVCDGIDGWCARKFNQVSTFGAVLDMITDRISTACLLVILSQVYRPGLVFLSLLALDISSHWLQMYSTFLSGKVSHKDVKDSTSWLFRLYYGNRMFMAYCCVACEVLYILLFLLAKNQTENLMDVLLSSVKQNPLLCILVILSLFGWAVKQAVNVIQLKTAADVCVLFDVEKKQKP
- the LOC115702908 gene encoding probable 26S proteasome non-ATPase regulatory subunit 3, which produces MTQDVEMKELQAPSNSVPVPVPSPTPSTLQHLKEIASLIETGAYAREVRRIVRVVRLTMALRRKLKASVLSAFLNFALTPGSEVHTRLSSYIPKEDEHDMDVDTATSATQAPVKHSIPELEIYCYLLVLIFLIDQKKYSEAKACASASIARLKNLNRRTVDVLASRLYFYYSLSYELTGDLAEIRGNLLALHRIATLRHDELGQETLLNLLLRNYLHYNLYDQAEKLRSKAPRFEAHSNQQFCRYLFYLGKIRTIQLEYTDAKESLLQAARKAPIAALGFRVQCNKWAIIVRLLLGEIPERTVFMQKGMEKALRPYFELTNAVRIGDLELFRSVAEKFSSTFNTDRTHNLIVRLRHNVIRTGLRNISISYSRISLVDVAKKLRLDSPNPVADAESIVAKAIRDGAIDATLDHGNGWMVSKETGDIYSTNEPQSAFDTRIAFCLNLHNEAVRALRFPPNSHKEKESAEKRRERQQQEQELAKHIAEEDDDDF